From Quercus lobata isolate SW786 chromosome 11, ValleyOak3.0 Primary Assembly, whole genome shotgun sequence:
tctatttttgtttttattcaactaagtcttttaaattcaaatttattcaattaatttctttcaattaattttcattaaaaaatttttaaaaagaaattatgaaaaaatatttttcaacaattaatttttttaaaatttaaaattttggaaaaaataaataaaaatttttacccttaatgaaaatattaaatataagttGACTGAGAagctttaattattattgttaaaaatgaGTTAAAGTATACTGGTACtttgtaaaagtaaaaaaaaataaaataaaatttgaaaaaaagtgtatataaaaactaaaaatttaaaagagtgTCAATAATGATTAACAAATCATGCATATGAAtcacttcatttttttataaaaaataaaaaataaaaataaccatatAATTAGCGAGCGATTCTGATTTCCCTTTTAAATGTTTTACTCCCCGACTAGGATTATATGATAGTATTAGGCCTAAAAATGAACCCCAAACCCAATTAATTATTCCCATTAGATATAAATGAATCAACACCCATCTCCGCATAAGTGGTGAAACCAACTCCTCATCAATTAAAATATCTAGCtacaatttttatatgaaaatttacaaaaccattttttttctagtGCACTAAGATACTGATATTTGTAAAGAGATTAAATTCGATAAGGAAATGGTGTAAAACTTGGGTTTTACACCCTCTAATCCTAACATATCATATCATCACATCACATATTAAAGAATATGCACAATCATACTGAATTAATTCTAATACTAATATAAAAATCTAACCCAATTAGGAGTTTATTGAGATACTATTAAATGTGGTAAGATGTACTCAATTTTAAGTGAAAAGTTAATACAACAATCTCTTATTAAATGAtataaaacatgagttttacacctTATCCACACTCATTTGAAAAACTATCACATTAGTTCAgaaattcaatataaaaaataaattaaaaattaaaaaaaattatttaaaaaaaactctataaaaGTCACAGGCTTCACATGGGTTGCTATTTCTCATTCTACAACAGAGCTTGAAAAGGGTCTGCACTCTGTAGCCTTGTGACGTGAAATAGAAGTACGGATACGAAAAAGGAAGGGCCAACCCAGACCTTTCGCTCATCAGCAAGCACAAACAAAGgataggaaaaaagaaaaagggctCATAAATTACAAGAGaaaataagtataaataaccatctgtTTTCATGTAAAATCTTCACTAGTTTGCtgacagaaaaaaaaagaaaaagaaaaaaggagtatCCTTCCTATGTAATTATAACCATCTGTTAAAAGGACTGGTTCACATGTCACGGAACCTTAGGCAGACTTAGCTATCACCTAGGGATGCAAACTCGTTGCTTCCCAACGAGCTAGCCAACCATCTagttctcattaaaacaaacagTTAGCCATCTAGTTCCACCTTATGGGCCTATAACTTGAGGAAATTGAAATGGAGGACACGAGTACATAATTAAAGTCCCCGAATACTAATTAGACTTGGCCCATTGAATTTTATCCAATTCTTGTGCAAGTTCGATTAaaatccgcttattttgctgaaactgaaattttttttctgaaaagtactatagataaaagtaaaagttagctgaaatagtacaggaaaactcataaatagtactaaaaagtgtagTAAAACTCacgaatagtaacaaaaataagctgaatagtaaaataagttggcaaaaataacaGAGTGCAATGAATAAGACGAAGAAGGTaatattaaaaagattaaaCTCAACTTGGTCAAGCCATTGGAACATCACTTTGGAAGTCAAAGAACATTTAGGAATTAAACTCCTTTGTGTCTCTGGTCTCAACACTAATCATCCCCCTTGTTCcaatatttaccatttgatcatATTCAAAGTTAGACTTGACTGAAGAAAATTACAATTCCATTGCAAAACTATTATGCAAAATAAGAATTTTTCCAGGCCAGGTAGAATAGAATTGTTAAAGCTTCTTACCAGAACtcaattacaacatttttagcAAAGttgaaaaactaaatattattttgcaCGATCAATCTAAACTCTAAAATCCCCGCACATTTTGCACACAGTCAGTCTAAAATCCCTCATATATGGGTATCCAACTAGTTTATcgaaaacaacacaaaaatagTGACTCTATATCTCAAAAAGGGtacaagtaaaaaattaaacaaaatatatacgtGTATTACTTCTCCTCCAAGCGTCGCAGCATGGACTCGGAAAAGCTTTGTTGCCTGCACATGTAAGAAAAATAAGCTTCTTAAATGCCATTATCTTCTggtccaaaaagaaaaagaagcagtAATTATCTCCTGTTTTCTTCATATTAGAAGATGGTTCAGCAATGCAAAATGTGCAAAATCTAATGTTAAgcaagaaattttttgtgtacAAGACATGTTCTTAAACAGAATCAAATTAAAGAAAGTACAACATGAATAACATACACAATTACTCAAACTCTGAAACGGTTAATGTTGATACAactaaaatttacaaattagaCTAATCTGGTAGTTTGCAATATATGACCATCAAACTATAATATTGATGCAGTTCTATATCAATAATGTAACCAGTTTTTTGCAATCTATGACCATTGAACAATAGTTGTAATGGAACCAGTTATTACTCAGCATTCAAAAATAAGCCAGTGTAATTATTGTTATGTGTGAAACTAATGCATAATATAAGATACCATTCTATAGCAATAGTTTGAGGGGAAGATTAAACAGAAAGGTTAAGGCAACCAGAGTACCAGACCAGTAAGCCATACAAATACAGGGTAgatttatttgatatttcaaaTTCTATTTACTTGTGCaggagagagagattggacTTACTTCTGTTCTCTATGTTTTGGACTAGGGCGAGAGTACTTTAGATATCCATCCCAAGGAACCTTTTTGAGACCTGCTCTAACAGATATTATGTCCCTTACCCTGCATAAGAGCACTTATATTTAACAAAAGCtattccaaattttggggtagTTCTAAATCCAAGGAAATACAGCTCCATCATATTCGCAAGATAAAATGTGTGCCATGCCATTACTTGATACAACATACCTCTCTGCAAACTCTATGGCTGTCTCTCcaggttttatattttgtggcTCCAAGTACCAAACATCACACACAACAGCCCAGGATGTCATAAGCTGCAGCAGATGCATTGTGAAGGATTGCCTGCAAACAGAGCACATAATCCAAGAATACAGTATCATCCACAACATGCCAACAAATGTGAAAATCTAAGACAAAAGACAAAGGCGAACCCCAATGCAATCCGCCTAGATCCTAGCATAAACAAGGAATTTTTCTCCCATGTGGTAGTTATAACACAAAACAATAACATGAATATCATATGGCTTTGCCAAGAGCCTTATAGAGCCTTAGAGCTCAACTGGCAACTCTGGATGTTTCTAATAGAGGCAttcagggttcaaatccccctcctccattgtaactatcaatttatcaaaatatcagATGGTTTGATCTTTGGCAAAGCCATGTCCCAAGATAAACACATCTACTGTTCTTTGCCACTCCATCTAAAATGCAGGGGATGCTTTCAGTGCATgcttatcaaattatcaaattagtGAGCTATAAGCAGTTCCTTACTTCCTGCTGTTCCAAAAAGCATCAACGAATATTTTGTTGTACTTAATAGCAACTGGGCAAACAGTGCAGCCAAGTTCAAATGCACCCTACAAATTATTCATATAGAAAATAAGTTAAAGAAAACTGAAGTATTGagaactcaaagaaaaaaaaaaaattgctttcccactagagaaaagagagaggaaaggaAAGGGGGGATTGTTTTTTTCAATAAGTCAATTGTTACAAGTAAAGGATGGGGGTTTCAATCCCTGGTTCTCCTCCTACAGAGACCAGGCAAGGCCAATGAGCTACAAGGCTATTGGCTGAAAGAAGAATTGTTGAGAGGTAAATTATAGGAAAGAAATATGAGTTTGTATTCTTATCAACTAGAAAAGCAGAACTTCATTAATTGCATTTCTACAACATTAGATCATATATATTTACCTTCTTGAACATAACAGTGTAGTGATTATTTACACAAGTTCCCTCCGGAAATATGAGAAGAGGGTTATTTTCAGCGCCTTGAACGTGATCTCTCAACCTGAATATACAAGTTTTTGTTATCGTGAAATAGATGATGTTCTgataaaagaatatttttacaTTGTTAATATCACTTACTTCTTTGCTACAATTTCACGATCCTTTGCCTCAGAACGATTGAACTCGATACATCCTACGCTCTCTAATATGGTGCTTTGCAAGAGTCCTACAGAGaaagcaaaattaaataaatcctTCATGTCCATATTTTTAAGAGTAATTCTGGCTTCCATTTATATACCCTAAATATAAATGGTCCAGTGCAAAATTGTTCACTAAATATAGAATATATACAGCAAATTAAATGTactaaaaatcattaaagccaaatttgtttcaattataaatgtataaatttgGTGAATTATTTCCACCTCCAAAACTAGATGGGCTGCAACTCAAACGTAAGAGTTTCAGAACACACAGAGACTATCACTCAAGAATGCAACTTTTCTACTCAAACCAGTACACCAGTGTGTGTTCCTCTAACatgaaacacaaaaacaaatccaaaGATATGGATATTTCTGTCATTGATGTAGTGACAACAACAGTATTCATGTGTGAGAAGACATTTTAAAAACTacaatgcaaattttttttcttgtctatCTAAATATTACAATCAAATCATGAAACTCAATAACATACAGGACAAGTTGGGAgcaaaaaattctataaaattttatcctaatgaCACAAGAAATATGCATTTGcagtttgaaaaccaaaaaaaaaaagacaaaatctACCATCACAATACATGGACACTTCCAACTGCATGCTGTAGTTCTTTGTATCACTACCCTCCCCTAAAAAcactttctttttgataagtaataaaggtATATTGAAATAGCGCAAAAAGGGTGTGCCACCCTAGTACACCAGTTATGGATAAACAATATTCCAAGGGTACTAGGAAATTTTTGAGAGTAACACACAAGACAATAACCATAAGTCATTACTGAGAATGTAATTCCTTATTTACAGTAAAATCACAATTTAAGTACAAATTTTGGGAGTAAACACTTACCAACCCATCCAGGATGCTTCTGCATAATAACAGCAAATGCAGTCATCTGTTCTAGGATGATGAAATCAATCATGGAGGTGTGATTGGCCACAAAAACCTGTTCAACCCATAGATTGAAGCAAAATACCATTCATTAGCATGAATTATGTAAACATGCTGTTAATGAAATATCAGGTGACatccagaaaaataaaaattataatcagGTATACCTGCTTAGGCCGCATGCTAGGCTGTGGCCCATGGTATTTTACAACCCCAGTCCATGATGCAACAAAGAAACTGCAAATTAACTCCACCAAAGACCTCTGAAGATAAGGTAAACATGGAATATGTTAACATGCAAGACCAGAACTTTAAGACATTAATGTAATATGACAACATAGAACACCATGGGTCCCTTCCAATGATTTTGCATGACCATGGATTCTATCATATTCTCCTACATTCCTATTAGTATGTTACTGTGGGTGCTTTATCTATTCCTAAATGATCTTGTAATCtattttttgttcataattcaatagttggggaaGGAGGATTTGAGCTCTAGATGTCACCGTTGGAATATCAAGAAGTGCCAATTgaactacaagactcttggccTAAATGACCGTTTATTTATAATAATGCATTATGTTTTAGTACAAAAGGGTTCTACTGCAGAACATCTTTGAATTGGTACATTACTTTGGAGAAAAAATGGTACATGCATACAGCATACAAGTGAGAAGTTTATAACCAAAACAACAAAGTGCTCACTTATAAGTATTCAAAGTTTGCAACACCTGCTGCTACCAATAGATAGAAACATagataacaaaataaaacaaaaaacaaacataatttATCAAAACATGAATCCAAAAAGAGTATAAGATATACCACAAAAAGCAGAGCAATaattagatgaaaattttaaaatgtaacatTCCACACCTCAATCTTTTTTCTCAACTTGTCATGCCCTTTTAGCAGGAAGTGTACAGGAATATAAGATGAAAGGAATATTATCCATCCAATTGTCAATATTAGAACCCTGCACATTCAATTAAGACAAATCTCAGATAAGCAAAATCACACAAACCCATTAACGAGGCAAAATCCTCATTAGGAAATTATTCATCACCATTCACTGCCTTTCCCAAAATTCCAATACTTATAAAACACATTCCAAAGCCCAAAATCCAAGccatttttaaaacaaaagaattcCCAATATCTTATCAAAGCTTAATCTATATTGGGTGAGATATCCAAGGGCACTATTTATTTCAATGCATAATATAACATGAAGAAGCTACATCAGTAAAGGGCTAACCTCACAGGGAATAGAATGAAATATCGAATTACAACCCCACAACACCATAACGGAAACAAATACACATTCCAATTCCACGGTTCCGGAGAATTCGACTTGAAGCATCGTGTAAATGAGTCCTGCccattcattatatatataaaaataataatcaaataaaataaaaaaaactaaaacaacaacaacaacaaatttcTTAAATTACAGTAAATACCAATACAATTAGTAATTCTTTCTAGATTTTCATTTTGCTAAACAAACGTTAATAAAACAAATACTTaacattaatttatatttacatAGCACAATTCATTTCTCatataattggaaaaaaaaaaaaaagaagcttacATCGATAATGGCACCAGCAGCCTCAGTTAAGGTAGGAGAAATGTCAAGCAAATCACGGCTGCAAAAGATAATTAAAAGAGATATGTAAATTTACCAAAGAACAAATTCAGAATCTTGCAACAGTCACATCAAAATTCCattattttctcagcaaccaaacagagagagagagagagtaggaaaagaaaaagtacagtCGGAGCTTGCCGCGGGGCTCTTGGATGGAGGATCCGGAAGGGAGATAGTCTTCGAGGTTGGGTCGATCCAAGTCCAATTCCAATTCGGAGCTTGAAGAGCTCAGCTTCACTATCTCATTGCTATTGCTATTCATTTTCTCTGTTTCTAGTCTCTACGCAATGATAGGCACAGAGCAGAGCAcctttgggtttgggtttttcctCATTTACATTTTTTGTGGGGTTTTCTATTTTCCCGACTA
This genomic window contains:
- the LOC115967478 gene encoding glycerol-3-phosphate acyltransferase 9; this encodes MNSNSNEIVKLSSSSSELELDLDRPNLEDYLPSGSSIQEPRGKLRLRDLLDISPTLTEAAGAIIDDSFTRCFKSNSPEPWNWNVYLFPLWCCGVVIRYFILFPVRVLILTIGWIIFLSSYIPVHFLLKGHDKLRKKIERSLVELICSFFVASWTGVVKYHGPQPSMRPKQVFVANHTSMIDFIILEQMTAFAVIMQKHPGWVGLLQSTILESVGCIEFNRSEAKDREIVAKKLRDHVQGAENNPLLIFPEGTCVNNHYTVMFKKGAFELGCTVCPVAIKYNKIFVDAFWNSRKQSFTMHLLQLMTSWAVVCDVWYLEPQNIKPGETAIEFAERVRDIISVRAGLKKVPWDGYLKYSRPSPKHREQKQQSFSESMLRRLEEK